The proteins below come from a single Sphingomonas carotinifaciens genomic window:
- a CDS encoding DUF1440 domain-containing protein — translation MARLWQAMGIGLAGGLVAAAAMDAFQRGVSPLMGGGSNDDPATVKAADSASRLVTGDPVTQKRRETAGTLVHYATGAAIGVAYGALVAGDPRIARGFGVPFGMATMLAIDDVGVPAFGWGPAPQDTPAVTHAYSAASHAVFGVVLEGVRRGLS, via the coding sequence ATGGCAAGGCTTTGGCAGGCGATGGGGATCGGGTTGGCCGGTGGGCTGGTGGCGGCCGCGGCGATGGACGCGTTCCAGCGCGGCGTGTCGCCGCTGATGGGCGGCGGCAGCAACGACGATCCCGCGACGGTGAAGGCGGCGGACAGCGCCAGCCGGTTGGTAACCGGCGACCCGGTGACGCAGAAGCGGCGCGAAACGGCGGGAACGCTGGTCCATTATGCGACGGGTGCGGCGATCGGCGTCGCCTATGGCGCGCTGGTGGCGGGCGATCCGCGCATCGCGCGCGGCTTCGGCGTGCCGTTCGGGATGGCGACGATGCTGGCAATCGATGACGTCGGGGTGCCGGCCTTTGGCTGGGGGCCGGCGCCGCAGGATACGCCGGCTGTGACGCATGCATACAGCGCGGCATCGCATGCGGTGTTCGGGGTAGTGCTGGAGGGGGTTCGGCGCGGGTTGTCGTGA
- the gyrB gene encoding DNA topoisomerase (ATP-hydrolyzing) subunit B, whose product MLGMADTPQNSEYGASSIKVLKGLDAVRKRPGMYIGDTDDGSGLHHMVFEVSDNAIDEALAGHCDRIDITLNPDGSVSVTDNGRGIPTGIHPEEGVSAAEVIMTQLHAGGKFENTSDDNAYKVSGGLHGVGVSVVNALSEFLDLTIWRDGEEHYMRFAHGDAVAPLKVVGKAEPGQKGTRVTFLPSPSTFKITEFDFEKLEHRYRELAFLNSGVRLFLTDARHDEPKTVELFYEGGIAAFVKWLDRTKAALIPEPIAITGQRDYIGMDVALEWNDSYYENVLAFTNNIPQRDGGTHIAAFRAALTRTLNAYADKSGLLKKEKVSLTGDDMREGLTAIVSVKLPDPKFSSQTKDKLVSSEVRAPLESLMADKLAEWLEENPAHARSIIAKVIDAAAAREAAKKARELTRRKGVMDIASLPGKLADCQEKDPAKSELFLVEGDSAGGSAKQGRDRHFQAILPLRGKILNTERARFDRMISSKEIGTLIQAMGTGIGREDFNADKLRYHKVVIMTDADVDGAHIRTLLLTFFYRQMPELIERGHLFIAQPPLYKATKGRSEVYLKDEAALDEYLVEGGVGTMMLEGATGTRSGQDLKALADHARRMRTLMRYVPRRYDPAIVEVLALAGALDPMLDRSGRENAIAEVTRRLDAGDSEATWSARLTEEGGVHFERLWRGVTDHHIVEATFLVSAEARKLHTLAAEQADSFAQAAKLVPMRGAAGAEAPVDAVPTDEDGQATTTLTRGQTRVARPSQLLDAILAAGRKGLAIQRYKGLGEMNAEQLWETTLDPSNRSMLRVTSDDVAAADEVFSRLMGEVVEPRREFIQDNALNVANLDV is encoded by the coding sequence ATGCTTGGCATGGCAGACACCCCCCAGAACAGTGAATACGGCGCCTCCTCGATCAAGGTGCTGAAGGGCCTCGACGCGGTGCGCAAGCGGCCGGGCATGTATATCGGCGATACCGACGATGGATCGGGCCTGCACCACATGGTGTTCGAGGTCAGCGACAACGCGATCGACGAGGCGCTGGCGGGACATTGCGACCGGATCGACATCACGCTGAACCCCGACGGGTCGGTCAGCGTCACCGATAACGGCCGCGGCATCCCGACCGGCATCCACCCCGAAGAGGGCGTGTCGGCGGCCGAGGTCATCATGACCCAGCTTCACGCGGGGGGTAAGTTCGAGAACACCAGCGACGACAATGCCTACAAGGTGTCGGGCGGCCTGCACGGCGTGGGCGTGTCGGTGGTGAACGCGCTGTCCGAATTCCTGGACCTGACGATCTGGCGCGACGGCGAGGAGCATTACATGCGCTTCGCACACGGCGATGCGGTGGCACCGCTCAAGGTGGTCGGCAAGGCCGAGCCGGGGCAGAAGGGCACGCGGGTCACCTTCCTGCCCTCACCCTCGACCTTCAAGATCACCGAGTTCGACTTCGAGAAGCTGGAGCATCGCTACCGCGAGCTGGCGTTCCTCAATTCCGGGGTGCGCCTGTTCCTGACCGATGCGCGCCATGACGAGCCGAAGACGGTGGAGCTGTTCTACGAGGGCGGGATCGCCGCGTTCGTGAAGTGGCTGGACCGCACCAAGGCGGCGCTGATCCCCGAGCCGATCGCGATCACCGGCCAGCGCGACTATATCGGCATGGACGTCGCGCTGGAGTGGAACGACAGCTATTACGAGAACGTCCTGGCGTTCACCAACAACATCCCGCAGCGCGACGGCGGCACGCATATCGCCGCGTTCCGCGCCGCGCTGACCCGCACGCTCAATGCCTATGCCGACAAGTCCGGCCTTTTGAAGAAGGAAAAGGTGTCGCTGACCGGCGACGACATGCGCGAAGGATTGACCGCGATCGTCTCGGTCAAGCTGCCCGATCCGAAGTTCAGTTCGCAGACCAAGGATAAGCTGGTCTCGTCCGAAGTGCGCGCGCCGCTGGAAAGCCTGATGGCGGACAAGCTGGCGGAATGGCTGGAGGAGAATCCCGCCCATGCCCGATCGATCATCGCCAAGGTGATCGATGCCGCCGCGGCGCGCGAAGCGGCCAAGAAGGCGCGCGAACTGACCCGGCGCAAGGGCGTGATGGATATCGCCAGCCTGCCCGGCAAGCTGGCCGACTGCCAGGAAAAGGACCCGGCCAAGTCCGAGCTGTTCCTGGTGGAGGGTGATTCTGCAGGCGGATCGGCCAAGCAGGGCCGCGACCGGCATTTCCAGGCGATCCTGCCGCTTCGCGGCAAGATCCTGAATACCGAGCGGGCGCGCTTCGACCGGATGATCTCGTCCAAGGAGATCGGTACGCTGATCCAGGCGATGGGCACCGGCATCGGCCGCGAGGATTTCAACGCCGACAAGCTGCGCTATCACAAGGTCGTCATCATGACCGATGCCGATGTCGACGGCGCGCATATCCGCACGCTGCTGCTGACCTTCTTCTATCGCCAGATGCCCGAGCTGATCGAGCGCGGGCACCTCTTCATCGCGCAGCCGCCGCTCTACAAGGCGACCAAGGGGCGGTCGGAGGTCTATCTGAAGGACGAGGCGGCGCTGGACGAATATCTGGTCGAGGGCGGCGTGGGCACGATGATGCTGGAAGGGGCCACGGGCACGCGCTCGGGCCAGGACCTGAAGGCGCTGGCCGATCATGCGCGGCGGATGCGCACGCTGATGCGCTACGTGCCGCGGCGCTACGACCCCGCGATCGTCGAGGTACTGGCGCTGGCAGGGGCCCTCGACCCGATGCTGGACCGCAGCGGCCGCGAGAATGCGATCGCCGAGGTGACCCGCCGCCTGGATGCGGGCGACAGCGAGGCGACGTGGAGCGCGCGCCTGACCGAAGAGGGCGGCGTCCATTTCGAGCGGCTGTGGCGCGGGGTGACCGACCACCACATCGTCGAGGCGACCTTCCTGGTCTCCGCCGAGGCGCGCAAGCTGCATACACTGGCGGCCGAGCAGGCGGACAGCTTCGCGCAGGCGGCCAAGCTGGTGCCGATGCGGGGCGCCGCGGGTGCCGAGGCGCCGGTCGATGCGGTGCCGACCGACGAAGACGGGCAGGCGACCACCACGCTGACCCGCGGCCAGACGCGCGTGGCACGGCCCAGCCAGTTGCTCGACGCGATCCTGGCGGCGGGGCGCAAAGGCCTGGCGATCCAGCGCTACAAGGGGCTGGGCGAGATGAATGCCGAGCAGCTTTGGGAAACGACGCTGGACCCGTCCAACCGCTCGATGCTGCGCGTGACCAGCGACGATGTGGCGGCGGCGGACGAGGTCTTCTCGCGCCTGATGGGCGAGGTGGTCGAGCCGCGGCGCGAGTTCATCCAGGACAATGCGCTGAACGTCGCCAATCTGGACGTGTAG
- a CDS encoding ankyrin repeat domain-containing protein — protein sequence MRSVYPRMTDPADLPPLPSPERIQELLFDAARIGRDDVIPALLRAGADIEGQDARGYTALVLASYNGQLSTTDLLLDEGAAPDGASDAQGNSALMGVAFKGHVDIARLLLDRGADPNRRNRAGQTAIMTAALFNQTAIIALLLERGADPNATDHAGNTAAAVARMQGNTTLAEMLTAS from the coding sequence ATGCGCAGCGTTTACCCGCGCATGACCGACCCCGCCGACCTGCCCCCGCTCCCCTCCCCCGAACGCATCCAGGAACTGCTCTTCGACGCCGCCCGCATCGGCCGCGACGACGTCATCCCCGCCCTCCTGCGCGCCGGTGCCGATATCGAGGGGCAAGACGCCCGCGGCTACACCGCGCTGGTCCTCGCCAGCTACAATGGCCAGCTTTCCACCACAGACTTGCTGCTCGACGAGGGCGCCGCCCCCGACGGGGCCAGCGACGCGCAGGGCAATTCCGCGCTGATGGGCGTCGCGTTCAAGGGCCATGTCGATATCGCCCGCCTGCTGCTCGACCGCGGCGCCGATCCCAATCGCCGCAACCGCGCCGGGCAGACCGCGATCATGACCGCCGCACTGTTCAATCAGACCGCGATCATCGCCCTGCTGCTGGAACGCGGCGCCGATCCGAATGCCACCGACCATGCCGGCAACACCGCCGCCGCGGTCGCCCGGATGCAGGGCAATACCACGCTGGCGGAAATGCTTACTGCCTCATAA